In uncultured Bacteroides sp., the following proteins share a genomic window:
- a CDS encoding zinc ribbon domain-containing protein, whose translation MERICQSCGMPMPSDELLGTNADGSHNNDYCTYCFQKGDFTQDCTMNEMILHCVEFLDEFNKGLEKPISREEAIAMMKEAFPKFKRWNK comes from the coding sequence ATGGAAAGAATCTGTCAAAGCTGCGGAATGCCTATGCCATCCGACGAGCTACTTGGTACAAATGCCGATGGTAGCCACAACAATGATTATTGTACTTACTGTTTCCAAAAAGGAGATTTTACTCAGGATTGCACAATGAATGAAATGATTCTTCATTGTGTGGAATTTCTGGATGAGTTTAACAAAGGACTTGAGAAACCTATTTCCAGAGAAGAGGCTATTGCTATGATGAAAGAGGCGTTTCCTAAGTTTAAGAGGTGGAATAAATAG
- a CDS encoding (4Fe-4S)-binding protein, with translation MENKKHYFSNGEITVVWEPQKCKHSGNCVNNSPDIFQPCEKPWIRLENASTEKIIEAVKKCPSGALEFYWNEGEE, from the coding sequence ATGGAAAATAAAAAGCATTACTTTAGCAATGGTGAAATAACTGTTGTTTGGGAACCACAGAAGTGCAAGCATTCAGGCAATTGCGTTAATAACAGCCCGGATATATTCCAACCTTGTGAGAAACCTTGGATAAGACTTGAAAACGCTTCAACTGAGAAGATTATAGAAGCAGTAAAGAAATGTCCTTCCGGTGCTTTGGAGTTTTACTGGAATGAAGGAGAAGAGTAA
- a CDS encoding ferredoxin, which translates to MPIKRVWLDESENECISCGLCEATCPEVFEVPDKMVVKPGVDFNLYEEEIINSAEGCPSEVIKYE; encoded by the coding sequence ATGCCAATAAAAAGAGTATGGCTTGATGAGAGCGAAAATGAGTGTATATCTTGTGGACTGTGCGAAGCAACATGTCCCGAAGTATTTGAGGTGCCTGATAAAATGGTTGTAAAACCAGGCGTTGATTTTAATCTGTATGAAGAAGAAATAATTAATTCAGCAGAAGGTTGCCCCAGTGAAGTTATTAAATACGAATAA
- a CDS encoding substrate-binding domain-containing protein has translation MKYTTFIILLILTILSSSCRKDSSRYIIGVSQCSDDEWRHKMNNEILREAQFYNGIKVEIRTAKDNNQKQADDIHYFINKKVDLLIVAPNEAAPMTPIVEEAYNKGIPVIVVDRKILSDKYTAFVGADNYEIGKAVGNYIAAQLKGKGTIAELTGLSGSTPAIDRHQGFMSAMSKYPSISLLCKEDAGWLQIQAEKKMDFILNHYPKIDVVFAHNDRMAAGAYLSARKNKREKGTTFIGIDALPGKDFGVDLVLKNVLDATFIYPTGGDRVMQIAMKILEKKKYPRETILSTAIVDKTNARVMKLQTDHIAENEKRIGLLNNRIGDYLTSYAKQKIVLYASFIVLILFTGMFMILWMSLRVKNRLNKELSKRNDEITNQKEELELKRDQLIELSKQLEEATNAKLVFFTNISHDFRTPLTLVADPIDQLLDDKSLTNNQQQSLQLVKKNVNILLRLVNQILDFRKFENGKLELVLNKIDLAVSFEEWNSAFRAAVRKKHIKFIFDVLPNTDFHAVVDVEKLERIYFNLLSNAFKFTPENGIIHVNLLTIEQEGNKYVRFTIANSGTAISPEHIRNIFERFYKTDLHHEGSGIGLALVKAFVDMHKGNIQVESDKLKGTIFTVDLPFEQDLFCEAASVTAISSETQQLLFEMPDEPSITEIHSKNCETVLVIDDNPDIRSYIHQLLQQEYEVIEAKDGAEGIRKAMKYVPDVIISDIMMPGMDGIECCRRLKGELQTCHIPIILLTACSLDEQRIEGFDNGADSYISKPFNSQVLTARVRNLIDGHKRLKQFFGDNNALEKEPICDMDKIFVEKFKKLIEEGISNSELNVEDLGKEMGLSRVQLYRKIKALTNYAPNEVLRIARLKKASTLISSSDMTIAEICYEVGFTSPSYFSKCYKEYFGESPTEYLKRIGISQPA, from the coding sequence ATGAAATACACAACCTTTATTATTTTGTTAATCCTTACTATTCTGTCATCATCGTGCAGGAAAGATTCTTCCAGATACATTATTGGTGTATCTCAGTGCAGCGATGATGAATGGCGGCACAAGATGAACAATGAAATACTTCGCGAAGCACAGTTTTACAATGGCATTAAGGTTGAAATACGTACAGCCAAAGATAATAACCAAAAGCAGGCAGACGACATTCATTACTTTATTAATAAAAAAGTGGATCTTCTGATTGTTGCCCCAAACGAAGCGGCTCCTATGACGCCAATCGTTGAAGAAGCTTATAACAAGGGGATTCCTGTCATTGTAGTAGACCGCAAAATTCTTTCCGATAAATATACAGCCTTTGTTGGTGCTGATAATTATGAAATTGGTAAAGCTGTAGGTAATTATATCGCAGCACAGCTTAAAGGAAAAGGGACAATTGCCGAACTAACAGGTCTGAGCGGTTCAACACCTGCTATTGACCGTCACCAAGGATTTATGAGTGCTATGAGCAAATATCCTTCAATCTCTTTACTGTGTAAAGAAGATGCCGGGTGGCTTCAAATTCAGGCTGAAAAAAAAATGGATTTCATTCTAAATCATTATCCAAAAATTGACGTAGTATTTGCCCACAACGACCGTATGGCTGCCGGGGCCTACCTTTCCGCACGAAAAAACAAGAGAGAGAAAGGGACTACCTTTATTGGTATTGATGCCCTTCCCGGCAAAGATTTCGGTGTAGACCTTGTGCTGAAAAATGTACTAGATGCAACCTTTATCTATCCAACGGGAGGCGATCGTGTAATGCAAATAGCAATGAAGATACTAGAAAAAAAGAAATATCCGCGGGAAACAATTCTAAGCACTGCCATTGTGGACAAAACCAATGCCAGAGTAATGAAGCTGCAAACCGATCATATTGCCGAGAACGAAAAAAGAATAGGACTTCTCAACAATCGTATTGGCGACTATCTGACTAGTTATGCTAAACAAAAAATTGTTTTATACGCAAGCTTTATTGTGCTCATACTCTTTACAGGGATGTTTATGATTTTATGGATGTCGTTACGTGTCAAAAACCGACTAAACAAAGAACTATCGAAACGAAACGACGAAATTACCAATCAAAAGGAAGAATTAGAATTGAAACGAGACCAGTTAATTGAGCTCTCTAAACAACTGGAAGAGGCTACAAATGCCAAGCTGGTATTCTTTACTAACATATCACACGATTTTCGTACACCTCTTACCTTAGTAGCCGATCCTATTGATCAACTTCTTGATGATAAAAGCCTGACTAACAACCAACAGCAATCATTGCAATTGGTTAAAAAGAATGTCAATATTCTGCTGCGTCTGGTGAACCAAATATTGGATTTCCGCAAATTTGAGAACGGGAAGCTGGAGTTAGTATTAAATAAGATTGATCTCGCAGTTTCATTTGAAGAATGGAATTCTGCATTCCGCGCAGCTGTTAGAAAGAAACATATAAAATTTATCTTTGATGTTCTTCCAAATACGGATTTTCATGCTGTTGTTGACGTAGAGAAGCTGGAACGGATTTACTTTAATCTGCTATCCAATGCATTTAAATTCACACCAGAGAACGGAATAATACATGTGAATCTCCTTACTATAGAACAGGAAGGAAATAAATATGTACGTTTCACTATTGCTAACAGCGGCACTGCTATTTCTCCTGAACATATTCGGAACATCTTTGAACGATTCTACAAAACAGATTTGCACCACGAAGGTTCCGGCATCGGACTGGCACTTGTTAAAGCCTTTGTAGACATGCACAAGGGTAATATTCAGGTGGAAAGTGATAAGCTGAAAGGCACTATATTTACCGTAGACTTACCTTTTGAACAGGATTTGTTTTGTGAAGCAGCTTCAGTTACAGCTATTTCTTCCGAAACTCAACAACTATTATTTGAAATGCCGGACGAACCCTCTATTACTGAAATTCATTCTAAAAATTGTGAGACAGTACTTGTTATTGATGATAATCCCGACATCCGTTCTTACATACACCAACTGCTTCAGCAAGAATATGAAGTGATAGAAGCAAAAGACGGAGCTGAAGGTATCCGTAAGGCTATGAAATATGTACCAGACGTAATTATAAGCGATATAATGATGCCTGGCATGGATGGTATAGAATGCTGCCGTCGTCTGAAAGGTGAATTACAAACTTGCCACATCCCTATAATTCTTCTTACAGCCTGTTCTCTTGATGAGCAACGCATTGAAGGTTTTGATAATGGAGCAGACTCATATATCTCCAAGCCATTCAATTCGCAGGTACTTACAGCACGCGTTCGGAATCTTATTGACGGGCACAAGCGACTGAAACAATTTTTTGGTGATAATAATGCACTCGAAAAGGAACCCATATGCGACATGGATAAAATATTCGTCGAGAAATTCAAAAAACTCATAGAAGAGGGGATTAGCAACTCTGAACTCAATGTAGAAGATCTGGGCAAAGAAATGGGACTAAGCAGAGTGCAACTTTATCGAAAAATAAAAGCTCTGACAAATTATGCACCCAATGAGGTACTTCGTATAGCTCGTTTAAAAAAAGCATCTACACTGATATCCTCTTCAGATATGACGATAGCAGAGATTTGTTACGAAGTGGGATTTACTTCTCCATCATACTTTAGCAAGTGTTATAAAGAATATTTTGGTGAAAGCCCTACTGAGTATTTAAAAAGAATTGGGATTTCTCAACCAGCCTGA